In Streptomyces puniciscabiei, a single genomic region encodes these proteins:
- a CDS encoding Fur family transcriptional regulator, with product MSDLLERLRGRGWRMTAQRRVVAEVLDGDHVHLTADEVHARAVAKLPEISRATVYNTLGELVSLGEVLEVTTDKRAKRYDPNAHRPHHHLVCAQCGAIRDVHPLGNPLADLPDTERFGFTVSDVEVTYRGLCPDCAKA from the coding sequence ATGAGTGACCTTCTGGAACGGCTGCGTGGACGCGGATGGCGGATGACCGCGCAGCGGCGCGTCGTCGCCGAGGTCCTCGACGGCGACCATGTGCACCTGACGGCCGACGAGGTCCACGCCCGGGCTGTCGCGAAGCTGCCCGAGATCTCCCGGGCGACCGTCTACAACACGCTGGGTGAGCTGGTCTCGCTCGGCGAGGTGCTGGAAGTCACGACGGACAAACGCGCCAAGCGCTACGACCCGAACGCACACCGGCCGCACCACCACCTGGTCTGCGCCCAGTGCGGAGCGATCCGTGACGTCCACCCCCTGGGCAACCCGCTCGCCGACCTCCCCGACACCGAGCGCTTCGGCTTCACGGTGTCGGACGTCGAGGTGACGTACCGCGGGCTGTGCCCGGACTGCGCGAAGGCGTAA
- a CDS encoding catalase has translation MTQGPLTTEAGAPVADNQNSETAGVGGPVLVQDQLLLEKLAHFNRERIPERVVHARGAGACGTFTVTADVTPYTRAAFLSEAGKETEVFLRFSTVAGNLGAADAVRDPRGFALKFYTEEGNYDLVGNNTPVFFIRDAIKFPDFIHTQKRDPYTGSTEADNVWDFWSLSPESTHQVTWLFGDRGIPASYRHMDGFGSHTFQWNNAAGEVFWVKYHFKTDQGIKNLTAAQAEALAGKDPDSHQRDLREAIERGEFPSWTVGVQIMPAADAATYRFNPFDLTKVWPHADYPVIEIGRLELNRNPRNIFAEVEQSVFSPAHFVPGIGPSPDKMLQGRLFAYGDAHRYRVGINADHLPVNRPHATEARTNSRDGFLYDGRHGGAKNYEPNSFGGPQQTGRPLWQPVSVDGSTGGHPTPVHAEDDDFVQAGNLYRLMSEDEKERLVENLAGALAPVSREDIVERAIGNFRQADADFGKRLEAAVQALRG, from the coding sequence GTGACGCAGGGACCGCTCACCACGGAGGCCGGTGCTCCGGTCGCCGACAACCAGAACAGCGAGACGGCGGGCGTCGGCGGACCGGTCCTCGTCCAGGACCAGCTCCTGCTGGAGAAGCTCGCCCACTTCAACCGGGAGCGCATTCCGGAGCGGGTCGTGCACGCGCGGGGTGCGGGCGCCTGCGGCACCTTCACCGTCACCGCCGACGTCACGCCGTACACCCGCGCCGCCTTCCTCTCCGAGGCCGGCAAGGAGACCGAGGTCTTCCTGCGCTTCTCGACCGTCGCGGGCAACCTCGGCGCGGCGGACGCGGTCCGTGACCCGCGGGGCTTCGCGCTGAAGTTCTACACCGAGGAGGGCAACTACGACCTCGTCGGCAACAACACCCCGGTGTTCTTCATCCGGGACGCGATCAAGTTCCCGGACTTCATCCACACCCAGAAGCGCGACCCGTACACCGGCAGTACCGAGGCCGACAACGTGTGGGACTTCTGGTCGCTGTCGCCGGAGTCGACCCACCAGGTGACCTGGCTGTTCGGCGACCGCGGCATCCCGGCGTCGTACCGCCACATGGACGGCTTCGGCTCGCACACCTTCCAGTGGAACAACGCGGCCGGCGAGGTCTTCTGGGTCAAGTACCACTTCAAGACCGACCAGGGGATCAAGAACCTCACGGCGGCGCAGGCCGAGGCGCTCGCGGGCAAGGACCCCGACTCGCACCAGCGCGACCTGCGTGAGGCGATCGAGCGCGGGGAGTTCCCGAGCTGGACCGTCGGTGTGCAGATCATGCCGGCGGCGGACGCGGCGACGTACCGCTTCAACCCGTTCGACCTGACCAAGGTCTGGCCGCACGCGGACTACCCGGTCATCGAGATCGGCAGGCTGGAGCTGAACCGCAACCCGCGGAACATCTTCGCCGAGGTCGAGCAGTCGGTCTTCAGCCCCGCGCACTTCGTGCCGGGAATCGGCCCCTCGCCCGACAAGATGCTCCAGGGCCGCCTCTTCGCGTACGGCGACGCGCACCGCTACCGTGTCGGCATCAACGCCGACCACCTGCCGGTGAACCGCCCGCACGCCACCGAGGCGCGCACCAACTCCCGTGACGGCTTCCTGTACGACGGCCGGCACGGCGGCGCGAAGAACTACGAGCCGAACAGCTTCGGCGGGCCGCAGCAGACCGGCCGTCCGCTGTGGCAGCCCGTCTCCGTCGACGGCTCCACCGGTGGCCACCCGACGCCGGTGCACGCCGAGGACGACGACTTCGTGCAGGCGGGCAACCTCTACCGGCTGATGTCGGAGGACGAGAAGGAGCGTCTGGTCGAGAACCTGGCGGGTGCGCTCGCGCCGGTCTCCCGCGAGGACATCGTCGAGCGCGCGATCGGCAACTTCCGCCAGGCCGACGCCGACTTCGGCAAGCGGCTGGAGGCGGCGGTGCAGGCGCTGCGCGGCTGA